From a single Collimonas pratensis genomic region:
- a CDS encoding catalase, whose amino-acid sequence MYFSRAYSTSRLAAIGLSTLLAGAVSAQTMTRDSGAPVGDNQNSQTAGPGGPSLLQDAHLIEKLQRFDRERIPERVVHARGTGAIGEFVSAGNLLQLTRASLFAEAGKKTRVFVRFSTVIHPKGSPETLRDPRGFATKFYTDQGNWDLVGNNLPVFFIRDAIKFPDMVHSLKPSPVTNVQDPNRFFDFFSHQPESTSMLTRVYSDLGIPASYRMMDGNGVHAYKMVNAQNQVRYVKFHWKSLQGEKNLTRAEAARVQGEDFNNLTNDLYAAIKRGDFPKWDLYVQILKPEDLGKFKFDPLDATKIWPDIPETKIGTMTLNKVPDNFFESTEMVAFAPSRLVPGIEASEDRLLQGRLFSYADTQLHRLGPNNQLIPVNQPLVKVNNYNADGAGDTGKRNGDVNYQPSRQSGSAVDDPAYKSVQTPLSGSTQQAAIAKTDNFSQAGSFYRSLAKQDRENLVGNLAADLGQVKDAETKQIMLSHFYKADVEYGTRLTAAVKGDLNDVQKRAQKLIE is encoded by the coding sequence ATGTATTTCTCAAGAGCCTATTCAACTTCGCGGCTGGCCGCGATCGGATTAAGCACTTTGCTGGCAGGCGCCGTGAGCGCACAAACCATGACGCGCGACAGCGGCGCGCCGGTTGGCGACAATCAGAATTCACAGACTGCAGGGCCAGGCGGCCCAAGCTTGCTGCAAGATGCACATCTGATTGAAAAACTGCAGCGCTTCGACCGTGAACGCATTCCAGAACGTGTGGTGCATGCGCGCGGCACCGGCGCCATCGGCGAATTTGTCTCGGCCGGAAACCTGTTGCAACTGACGCGCGCCAGCCTGTTTGCCGAGGCCGGTAAAAAGACCAGAGTATTCGTGCGCTTTTCTACCGTCATCCATCCCAAGGGCTCGCCGGAAACCCTGCGTGATCCGCGCGGCTTTGCCACCAAGTTCTACACCGACCAAGGCAACTGGGACCTGGTCGGCAACAATCTGCCGGTCTTCTTCATTCGCGATGCGATCAAGTTTCCCGACATGGTGCATTCCCTGAAGCCGTCGCCGGTCACCAACGTGCAGGATCCTAACCGCTTCTTCGATTTCTTCAGCCACCAGCCGGAGAGCACCAGTATGCTGACCCGGGTGTATTCCGATCTCGGCATTCCGGCTTCCTACCGCATGATGGACGGCAATGGCGTACACGCCTACAAGATGGTCAACGCACAGAACCAGGTACGCTACGTGAAATTTCACTGGAAGAGCCTACAGGGTGAAAAGAACTTGACCCGCGCCGAGGCGGCACGCGTGCAGGGCGAGGACTTCAACAACCTGACCAACGACCTGTACGCAGCGATCAAGCGTGGCGATTTCCCCAAATGGGATCTCTATGTGCAGATCCTGAAGCCGGAAGACCTGGGTAAATTCAAGTTCGATCCGCTGGACGCCACCAAGATCTGGCCCGATATCCCTGAAACCAAAATCGGCACCATGACCTTGAACAAGGTGCCGGACAATTTCTTTGAAAGCACTGAGATGGTGGCGTTTGCACCATCCCGCCTGGTGCCTGGCATCGAGGCATCGGAAGACCGTCTGCTGCAAGGGCGCTTGTTCTCGTATGCCGATACGCAGTTGCACCGGCTAGGCCCCAACAACCAGCTGATCCCGGTCAACCAGCCCTTGGTGAAGGTGAATAACTACAACGCCGACGGCGCCGGCGATACCGGCAAGCGCAACGGCGACGTCAATTACCAGCCATCGCGGCAAAGCGGCAGCGCAGTCGACGATCCCGCCTACAAGTCGGTGCAGACGCCGCTGTCGGGCAGCACGCAGCAGGCGGCCATCGCCAAGACCGACAACTTCAGCCAAGCCGGCAGCTTCTACCGTTCATTGGCTAAGCAAGACCGGGAAAACCTGGTCGGCAACCTGGCGGCGGACTTGGGACAGGTCAAGGATGCAGAAACCAAGCAGATCATGCTGAGCCATTTCTACAAGGCGGACGTGGAGTATGGGACGCGCCTGACGGCGGCGGTCAAAGGTGATTTAAACGATGTGCAGAAGCGGGCGCAAAAGCTGATTGAGTAG
- a CDS encoding porin, whose amino-acid sequence MRKMVLIAGMLSGIAGAAQAQSNVIIYGIVDLGLNFTNNAGGNRAYELQSGYPSGSRIGVKGKEDLGGGLSAVFQLENGFSADTGTLGQGGRLFGRQAFVGLSSNQLGTLTVGRQYDSVVDFLGPVTANGNWGGYLFSHPFDNDNTDNSFRINNAVKYTSVEYGGFKFGGMVGLGETAGAQRTNMTYSLGAQYLNGPWTVAAAYMSNTLPGASAAGSIAENDANFLAYQQRTAGAGINYTVGKATYGFVYSNTNFTNPLSSVYVGPITPASGSLKRLVFNNYELNAKYQLTPAFSLAAMYTFTQGKFNTSEANFKPKWHTLGLMADYALSKRTDVYAQAVYQQVAGSDTGSVLDRAYIPGASEVSSAARQGMLRLGLRHQF is encoded by the coding sequence ATGAGAAAAATGGTATTGATCGCCGGCATGCTGAGCGGCATCGCCGGCGCCGCGCAGGCGCAAAGCAACGTGATCATCTACGGCATCGTCGACCTGGGACTGAATTTCACCAATAACGCCGGTGGCAACCGCGCTTATGAATTGCAGAGCGGTTATCCATCCGGCAGCCGGATCGGCGTCAAGGGCAAGGAAGACCTGGGCGGCGGCCTGAGCGCCGTATTCCAGCTGGAAAATGGCTTCAGCGCCGACACCGGCACTCTGGGGCAAGGCGGGCGCCTGTTCGGACGGCAGGCCTTCGTCGGTCTGTCCAGCAATCAACTGGGCACGCTGACTGTGGGGCGCCAGTACGACTCCGTGGTGGATTTCCTTGGTCCGGTGACGGCCAACGGCAACTGGGGCGGTTACCTGTTCTCGCATCCGTTCGACAACGACAATACCGACAATTCCTTCCGCATCAATAACGCTGTCAAATACACTAGCGTCGAATATGGCGGCTTCAAGTTCGGCGGCATGGTCGGCCTGGGCGAAACTGCCGGCGCGCAGCGGACCAACATGACTTATAGCCTTGGCGCCCAATATCTCAATGGTCCATGGACAGTGGCTGCCGCCTACATGAGCAATACGCTGCCAGGCGCCAGCGCCGCCGGCTCGATTGCCGAGAACGACGCCAATTTCCTCGCTTACCAGCAACGCACCGCGGGCGCCGGCATCAATTACACAGTCGGTAAAGCCACCTACGGCTTCGTCTATTCCAACACCAATTTCACCAATCCGCTGTCATCGGTCTATGTCGGTCCGATCACGCCCGCATCGGGCAGCCTCAAGCGGCTGGTGTTCAACAACTATGAACTCAACGCCAAATACCAGTTGACGCCGGCGTTCTCGCTGGCCGCGATGTACACGTTTACCCAGGGTAAATTCAATACCTCGGAGGCCAATTTCAAACCGAAGTGGCATACCTTGGGGCTGATGGCAGATTACGCTCTGTCCAAGCGCACCGACGTTTATGCGCAAGCGGTGTATCAGCAAGTCGCCGGCAGCGACACCGGCTCCGTGCTGGACCGTGCCTATATTCCCGGCGCCAGCGAGGTCTCGTCGGCGGCGCGGCAGGGCATGCTGCGGTTGGGGCTGCGCCACCAGTTCTGA
- a CDS encoding MgtC/SapB family protein, producing the protein MIIRLLIAAALGSVIGFDRERLSWAAGLRTHMLVCVGSALVMIVSAYGFQEVVGRPGYALDPSRMAAQVVSGIGFLGAGSILLRGEVIRGLTTAASLWSVAAVGLAVGGGLYIAAAAATLIILIILAGLKPLEKRFFIARQRREVRLVVRRGALTFQMFGQLLDKGTAQIEQFVVEQNASDADIEEVTVALLRVLPSEFDTILLKLKALPDVHEVSEIRLP; encoded by the coding sequence ATGATCATCCGGCTCTTGATAGCCGCAGCCCTCGGCAGCGTCATCGGTTTCGACCGCGAACGATTATCCTGGGCTGCCGGCCTGCGCACGCACATGCTGGTGTGCGTCGGTTCGGCGCTGGTGATGATCGTTTCCGCCTACGGTTTCCAGGAAGTGGTGGGCCGCCCCGGCTACGCGCTTGATCCGTCACGGATGGCGGCCCAGGTAGTCTCCGGCATCGGCTTCCTCGGCGCTGGCTCAATCCTGCTGCGCGGCGAAGTGATTCGCGGCCTGACGACGGCGGCCAGCCTGTGGTCGGTGGCCGCGGTCGGCCTGGCGGTGGGCGGCGGGCTGTATATCGCGGCAGCGGCGGCAACACTGATCATCCTGATTATCCTGGCCGGCCTCAAGCCGCTGGAAAAGCGTTTCTTCATCGCCCGCCAGCGGCGCGAGGTGCGCCTGGTGGTACGGCGCGGCGCCTTGACCTTCCAGATGTTCGGGCAATTGCTGGATAAAGGCACGGCGCAGATCGAGCAGTTCGTGGTCGAGCAGAACGCCAGTGATGCCGATATCGAAGAAGTCACGGTGGCCCTGCTGCGGGTGCTGCCCAGCGAGTTCGACACGATATTGCTGAAGTTGAAAGCGCTGCCAGATGTCCACGAGGTGAGCGAAATCCGCTTGCCTTAG
- a CDS encoding acid phosphatase, with product MNESDKPELTTEDEAGGFTRRRFLGSVVAVGATLALADCASDGSQQVIDASQEKLLDQQLQAAVKHVVVIYAENRSFNNLYGNFPGVQRPLAQAMQSGRYTQLDRDGKTPLAQLPKIWGGLVPQAQQVDGQRYAITEAQISGLPNAPFKLSDAQGKPLPQGVITRDLWHKFYQNQMQINGGKNDQFVAWADSGGLTMGHYGETASKLRLWQLAEQYTLCDNFFMSAFGGSYLNHIFLISGQTPFYPDVYNSPARHNVSTVEGDDPKGTRLKLDDKNPASALDGPPKFLRDRAITPDGYAVNTMAPPYQPSFVKPAKGGDAAYADAGDPMVLPPQTYPTIGDRLSEKNVSWSWYSGAWQAALDGKANDDAVPNFQYHHQPFNYFKSFAPGTAARELHLKDGGLGDDPATNKFLADVDAGRLPQVSFYKPQGNLNLHAGYADVESGDRHIANVIAHLQRGPQWQNMVVIITHDENGGWWDHVAPPKGDRWGPGSRIPATVISPHAKKGFVDHTVYDTTSIMRFITRVYGLRKLDALVARDVAFLQNQQAPLGDLTNTLNLS from the coding sequence ATGAATGAAAGCGACAAACCCGAATTGACGACGGAAGATGAAGCAGGCGGTTTCACACGCCGCCGTTTTCTCGGCAGCGTGGTGGCGGTCGGCGCGACCTTGGCCCTGGCCGACTGCGCCAGCGACGGCAGCCAGCAAGTGATCGATGCCAGCCAGGAAAAATTGCTGGACCAGCAGTTGCAGGCCGCGGTCAAGCATGTGGTGGTGATCTATGCGGAGAACCGCAGCTTCAATAATCTGTACGGCAATTTCCCCGGCGTGCAGCGGCCGCTGGCGCAGGCCATGCAAAGCGGGCGATACACGCAGCTGGACCGCGACGGCAAGACGCCGCTGGCGCAGTTGCCGAAGATCTGGGGCGGCCTGGTGCCGCAGGCACAGCAGGTGGACGGCCAGCGCTACGCCATCACGGAAGCGCAGATCAGCGGCTTGCCGAACGCGCCGTTCAAGCTGAGCGATGCGCAAGGCAAGCCCTTGCCGCAGGGCGTCATCACGCGCGACCTGTGGCACAAGTTTTACCAGAACCAGATGCAGATCAACGGCGGCAAGAACGACCAGTTCGTGGCCTGGGCCGATTCCGGCGGCCTCACCATGGGGCACTACGGCGAAACCGCCAGCAAGCTGCGCCTGTGGCAGCTGGCCGAGCAATACACCCTGTGCGACAATTTTTTCATGTCGGCCTTCGGCGGTTCTTACCTCAACCATATTTTCCTGATTTCCGGACAGACCCCGTTCTATCCGGATGTGTACAACAGTCCGGCACGTCATAACGTCTCAACGGTAGAGGGCGACGATCCCAAGGGTACGCGCCTGAAACTGGACGACAAGAATCCGGCTTCGGCCCTCGACGGCCCGCCTAAATTCCTGCGCGACCGCGCCATCACGCCAGACGGCTATGCGGTGAACACCATGGCGCCGCCATACCAGCCGAGTTTCGTCAAGCCGGCCAAAGGCGGCGATGCTGCCTATGCCGACGCCGGCGATCCGATGGTGCTGCCGCCGCAGACTTATCCCACCATTGGCGATCGCCTGTCTGAAAAAAATGTCAGCTGGAGCTGGTACTCCGGTGCCTGGCAAGCGGCGCTGGATGGCAAGGCCAATGACGATGCGGTGCCGAACTTCCAGTACCACCACCAGCCGTTCAATTATTTCAAGAGCTTCGCCCCGGGGACCGCAGCGCGCGAGCTGCATCTGAAGGATGGCGGCCTGGGCGACGATCCTGCCACCAACAAATTCCTGGCCGACGTCGACGCCGGGCGTTTGCCGCAGGTCAGTTTCTACAAGCCGCAGGGCAATCTCAACCTGCATGCGGGCTACGCCGATGTCGAATCCGGCGACCGCCATATCGCCAATGTCATCGCCCATCTGCAGCGCGGACCGCAGTGGCAGAACATGGTGGTGATTATCACGCACGATGAAAACGGCGGCTGGTGGGACCATGTGGCGCCGCCGAAAGGCGATCGCTGGGGCCCGGGTTCACGCATACCTGCGACCGTCATTTCGCCGCATGCGAAGAAAGGTTTTGTCGACCACACCGTGTACGATACGACCTCGATCATGCGCTTCATTACACGCGTGTATGGCTTGCGCAAGCTCGATGCCTTGGTGGCGCGCGACGTCGCCTTCCTGCAGAACCAGCAGGCGCCGCTGGGCGACCTGACCAATACTTTGAATTTGTCGTAG